The Gemmatimonadota bacterium DH-78 region CGGCGGTCCTCGCCGCGCACCAGCTGCAGATTGGCCCCGTTCACCATCGCGATCAGCAGCATGCCCACCACGGCTCCGAAGGCGGTCCACAGCCCGCGCACGGTGTCGGGATTCCCGCGCCAGTGCCCGACCGTCTGCAGGCGGGTCATCCAGCCGATCTCGTGCGGCTGCTCCGCGGTGAGTCCCTCGCCGAGCGCGTCGGCGCGACCCTGGGCCGCCTCCAGGGTGAGGCCGGGGGCGATGCGTCCCATCACGTTCAACTGCGACTGCGCGCGGCCGGCCACGGTGTAGTCGTCCGCGACCGGAATCCACAGATCCGCGCGGCTCGTCACCGGGTACTTGAACCCCCGGGGAAGGACGCCGACCACGGTCCACGGCTCCTCGTCGAGGCGAATCGTCTGACCGACGATCTCCGGGGAGCGCCCGGTGCGTGCCCAGTACGGGTAGGACAGCATGACCACCCGCTCCCCGGGCCGCGCATCGTCGGCGGCGAAGGCGCGGCCGAGCGCAGGGGTGAGCCCGAGCACGTCGTCGAGCGTCGGCCCGACCGCGAGGGCCGCGAGATTCTCGGGCTCGGTGCCGTCGGTGCGCACGAGCGACATCTGCTCGTGGACGGCCACCTCCGACAGGAAGTCGGCCCCGGCGATCCACTCCTCCACCTGGTCCCGCTGCAGCGAGGGAATCACGAAGCCGCGTTCGTCGGGGAGCACCACCCCCACCTCGACGATCCGGTCTGGATCGTCGTAGGGCAGGGGACGCAGGAGCACCGCGTCGATCATCGAAAAGATCGCACCGGCGGCCCCGATGCCGACGGCCAGCGTCAGCACGAGCGTCCAGGTGAACACGGGTCGCCGGCGCAGCGCGCGCAGCGTGAGTCGTACATCCTGCGCCAACGCGCGAACCGTCTCCATCGTCATCCTCCCGTCGTCGTCCCGGTGAGCCAACATCTCGTCGCGGACCCGCTCCACCGCCCCGAAGCGCCGCTCGGCCTCGGCGCGCGCCTCGTCGGGGTCCCACCCTTGGTCGATCAATCGATCCGCCGCCTCGGCCAGATGGTGCCGGATCTCCTCGTCCACCGCCTCGCGGCGCCCCGGGTTGCGGTGGGGCAGCAGCCGCCGCGGGGTCATGACGCCTCGCTGCTCCGCGCCAGGCTCGCCACCGCCTCCACGTAGCGCGCCCAGCTGTTCCGCTCCCGGTCGAGGGCCTCTGCGCCGGCAGGAGTGAGTCGGTAGTACTTCGCGCGTCGGCCCTTCTCCGACACGCCCCAGGTGGCCGCCAGCCATCCTCGCTTCTGCATGCGGTGCAGGGCGGGGTAGAGCGCGCCCTCCTCCACCACGAGCGCCTCGTCGGTGCCCGCGCGGATGCGGTCGAGCAGCTCGAATCCG contains the following coding sequences:
- a CDS encoding PadR family transcriptional regulator, with translation MSERELDLLKGTLELLVLTALAGGREHHGFELLDRIRAGTDEALVVEEGALYPALHRMQKRGWLAATWGVSEKGRRAKYYRLTPAGAEALDRERNSWARYVEAVASLARSSEAS